The following coding sequences lie in one Arachis stenosperma cultivar V10309 chromosome 5, arast.V10309.gnm1.PFL2, whole genome shotgun sequence genomic window:
- the LOC130980834 gene encoding uncharacterized protein LOC130980834, translated as MVTKGVVLGHKISKKGIKVDRAKVEVIEKLPPPCNVKGIRSLLGHAGFYRRFIRDFSKVAKPLSNLLVSNVPFVFDNKCMLAFEQLKNKLSSAPIIAPPCWDLPFELMCDALDFVVGAVLRQRKDKWDRSGAENKVADHLSRILQEEEGAHHLAVNESFPDEQLMMIQETPWFADIANFKAIGELPTNINKHMRRKLIKDAKYYIWDEPYLFKKCADRILRRCISHGEGQEVLWQCHGSAIEATLVEKEQQPRCSNVDSTGQAFSMMQRTWCQGVINAKGLAIYPGIMRCHRDL; from the exons ATGGTTACGAAAGGAGTGGTCCTTGGTCATAAAATCTCAAAGAAAGGCATAAAAGTGGACAGGGCAAAGGTAGAGGTGATTGAAAAGTTACCTCCACCTTGCAATGTCAAAGGAATTAGAAGCCTTTTGGGACATGCTGgtttctataggaggtttattagAGACTTCTCTAAGGTTGCCAAGCCATTGAGCAACCTACTTGTCTCTAATGTGCCTTTCGTTTTTGATAATAAATGCATGTTAGCCTTTGAGCAGCTTAAGAACAAACTTTCCTCTGCACCTATCATAGCACCACCATGTTGGGATCTACCCTTTgagttgatgtgtgatgcattaGATTTTGTTGTGGGTGCTGTTTTAAGACAGAGGAAGGATAAATGg gataggagtggAGCAGAGAACAAAGTTGCTGACCACCTTTCAAGGATCctacaagaagaagaaggagcaCACCATCTTGCAGTAAATGAAAGCTTCCCGGATgagcaattgatgatgatacAAGAGACCCCTTGGTTTGCTGACATAGCCAATTTCAAGGCCATTGGGGAACTACCAACCAACATCAACAAACACATGAGGAGAAAGCTCATCAAAGATGCCAAATACTATatttgggatgagccatattTGTTCAAAAAGTGTGCTGATAGGATCTTGAGGAGGTGTATATCCCATGGAGAAGGACAAGAGGTGCTTTGGCAATGTCATGGATCTGCAATAGAGGCCACTTTAGtggagaaagaacagcagccAAGGTGCTCCAatgtggattctactggccaaGCATTTTCAATGATGCAAAGGACTTGGTGTCAAGGTGTGATAAATGCCAAAGGGCTGGCAATCTACCCTGGAATAATGAGATGCCACAGAGATTTATAA